In Silene latifolia isolate original U9 population chromosome 3, ASM4854445v1, whole genome shotgun sequence, a single window of DNA contains:
- the LOC141647630 gene encoding uncharacterized protein LOC141647630 gives MTSCDDDFSLLATAAADDHQNQHFSHHRYHPRSDPPNDAVFVNHYDSADFDPDHDPDPDPNPDPTAGNKRKDRDDVSDGGTPAAGTSAASYYKKVKSPATASASSAEFRKDREEWSDTAIECLLDAYTDKYTQLNRGNLRGRDWEEVAAIVSERCENLSKSVEQCKNKVDNLKKRYKLERHRMTSAGLVVSHWPWFKKMEAIVGNSPSSKAVSDEEKVGGPSSGRPQKRYPTGTPGPLGPINNVKSKSVPNTKWQRVVFKISGAALAGNGPHNVDPKVVMLIAREIALAYRLGVQVAIVVGGRNFFCGDTWRNATGADRCVTYQIGMMATVMNSVLVQSALEKLGVQTRVQTAVSLPEFGEPYNRQRAIRHLEKGRVVIFGGIGGGSGNPLFSTDTTAALRASEIQAQAVIKGGNVDGFYDCTSRSNDITFEHISFREAGSRGSTSLDVMLLTLCEENGIPVVVFNLHEPGNISRALCGEQIGTLIDQTGIVSLQDTSLTLLNGVTPV, from the exons atgACATCTTGCGACGATGATTTCTCTCTCCTCGCCACCGCCGCCGCCGATGACCACCAGAACCAACATTTCTCCCACCACCGCTACCACCCTCGCTCCGATCCCCCTAACGACGCCGTTTTCGTCAACCACTATGACTCCGCCGACTTCGATCCGGATCATGATCCTGATCCTGATCCTAATCCGGATCCGACTGCAGGCAACAAACGTAAGGATCGCGATGATGTCAGCGACGGCGGAACTCCGGCTGCTGGGACTTCTGCGGCGTCGTATTATAAGAAGGTCAAGTCTCCGGCGACTGCGTCTGCTAGCTCCGCCGAGTTCCGGAAAGATAG GGAAGAGTGGAGCGACACGGCGATAGAGTGTTTGTTAGATGCGTACACGGACAAGTACACGCAGTTAAACAGGGGGAATTTGAGGGGGAGAGATTGGGAAGAGGTGGCGGCGATTGTGAGTGAGAGGTGTGAGAATCTGAGCAAGAGTGTTGAGCAGTGTAAGAACAAGGTTGATAATTTGAAGAAGAGGTATAAGTTGGAGAGGCATCGGATGACTAGTGCTGGACTTGTGGTTAGTCATTGGCCTTGGTTTAAGAAAATGGAGGCAATTGTAGGTAATTCACCGTCTTCTAAGGCGGTTTCGGATGAGGAGAAGGTCGGTGGTCCCAGTAGTGGGAGGCCGCAGAAGAG ATATCCAACTGGAACACCTGGTCCTCTTGGTCCGATCAACAATGTGAAGTCTAAATCTGTACCAAACACAAAATGGCAGAGGGTTGTTTTTAAGATCAGTGGAGCTGCTTTGGCAGGCAATGGTCCTCATAATGTAGACCCCAAG GTGGTTATGCTTATTGCTAGAGAGATTGCTTTAGCTTATCGCCTCGGGGTGCAG GTGGCAATTGTTGTTGGAGGACGCAACTTCTTTTGTGGGGATACATGGAGAAATGCAACTGGTGCTGACAGATGTGTTACATACCAGATTGG CATGATGGCAACGGTGATGAATTCAGTGTTAGTCCAGTCAGCGTTGGAGAAGTTAGGTGTCCAGACACGTGTGCAAACTGCTGTTTCATTGCCCGAGTTTGGTGAGCCATACAATAGGCAACGAGCTATACGACACCTAGAGAAGGGAAGAGTGGTAATATTTGGAGGAATAGGGGGTGGTTCGGGAAATCCCCTGTTTTCCACTGATACAACAGCAGCTCTTCGTGCATCTGAGA TTCAGGCCCAGGCAGTTATCAAAGGTGGCAATGTTGATGGTTTCTATGATTGTACCTCCAGAAGCAATGACATTACATTTGAGCATATTTCATTTAGAGAGGCAGGGTCCAGAGGCTCGACGTCTTTGGATGTGATGTTGTTGACATTATGTGAAGAGAATGGTATTCCTG